The DNA sequence TAAAGAAAGTTACTGGTCGGCGTCCGACGATACCAATCCCACTCCACGCTCTCCCATAAGCTGGTAGCCAATGTTACCAGAGCTTGTTCAACAGGGTCATCACCGTTGAAATAATTTCGCGCTGTGAGAATGCCCTGAACCAGAAAGGCCGTTTCTACAAGATCACCACCATTATCATACTGACTGAAGGGAATAACCTCGCCAGTCGTTCCGTTGAGCCAATGTGACCAGGCCCCATGAAATCTATCTGCACCTTCCAAAAACTGAAATAATTCCAATAGACGAGCTGCTGCTTCCGCCCGAGTCACAAAGCCCCTTTCAGCACCCACAACAGTAGCCATGATGCCAAATCCGGTACCTCCTGATGTGACAATATCATTGTTCCCTGGTGTACGTTCCAGAGCCATCTTTGAGACAGGATGGGCGTAATCCCAGAAATAGCGAAATGTGGATCTTTGTATCATATCCAGAAAGGCTTCATCCCCCAGAGCCTGAGTACTAACCTCAATGGGTTCAGTGAAGTCAGATTCGTTGTAACTGGCATCAACAGCTGAAATCTTGTAATAACCTGATAGTCCAGACTCACCTAAAAAATGATTAAAGAAGGGGATATCCATCTCCGTATACCCCACCAGGAAATAGCTTCCACCCCAATTGCTGCGATAAATTCTATAACCCGCTACATCCTCATCCTCCACTGGCGTCCAGCTCAAGTCAATATGCTGGTCATAACCTACAGCGGTAAGATTTGCAGGTATTCCAGGTGCTATGGTGTCGGCATCGCCAAATGAGGTCATACGAATTTCATCCAGAAAAAGAGTATGTTCCAGATTATCGCTGGAGCTTTGCCCATAGAAGATAGTCTTGACAGACGACATATTGGTGTTGCCGGCCACCACAAAGAAGGTATCAAGCGGCATGGAATATTGCTGCCATTGGCCCACGGAAACAGATTCAAGAAAACCACCCATATTCAATTCACCGGTCTTCTGACCGCCCGTGTCCTCAAGGTATATGAGTGGCAGATCATCCAAGGCAATAGCTGCATCGGTATACATCCAAAATGTAAGCAAATCCTTGGTGAGGAGATCGTGCCCTGCCCAACCGACCTCGGCAACAGCAGCTCCCCAATTGCCTGTTGACTGACTCGTCCAATGGAGGCGTAAACTGTTATTACCGTTGAATACCGTTCCCTCATCCACAGGAAATTTCTCACCGATGCGTTCCAACACGCTGGGTGAATTCACAAAACACCAACTGGGATCATAGGAAGTGGATGTGGGACTGTCATCAAAAAAAACGAAGTCTTCTGCCTGGGCGACCTCCACTGTGACGCTCATCAACAATAGTGTGCTCAATATTAATTTTTTCATGGCCATCTCCCTCCCTCGGTAAGATGAATGGTAATAGGTTGTATTACGGTATATTTTTTCGTTCAACAGCTAGGGGGAAACACTCCTCAGAAGCAATGAACTCCAATACATGAGTCATTTCTCCAACCTGCTTGAAAGTCCTGGTTAAGGACCCCGTATTCAAATAATTATTGATTGACAGCAGAATCATCCCCTGGTCAAGGGCGAGGTATTTCTCTGCCACTTCTCCTGTTTTCGGGTTTACCGAGTCAAGAAACCCATAGTCTCCGCGGATCATGAAACTCTTTTCCAGCATTTCAAGATTATCTACAATCCAGCGAGGTGCTAAACTTAAGCCTAAAATACTGGCATGGGGTGTCACAATGTCTTCACGACTGCCCTCCCTGTGGCTACCAATATCTGAGACCCCAAAGACATCATAGCCACCATCAGGTGTGGCACATGGGCTCATACCCCAGACTTGATATCCCAGGTAGTTTAAGGCGTAATCTCTATGAATAGCCACGATCCGCTTATCGTTTTCCCCCAGCCCCTTGGGTGCTTCCAGTCCTTCGTTCACAAATAGGGTGGGCATAAGATATTCAAACATGCTCCCGCCCCAGGATGGTAAAATCTGCAAGGAATCTTTATAGAGGTAATAGCCACTGCTGAAGCTTTTTTCCTGATCAATTTGTTGTAAGAAATGATGGGGTGAACCATATTGATCCACGGTATCGGGCAACACTCGATAAAGCTGGGTCCAATGGCTCAACGGAACTTGTTTCCAGGCAAGTCCCAGATAGCTTACGATTCTGCTCTCACTACAGAGCATTCCATAGTGATAGGGTGAGAATTCTTGTTTCTCCAGATCATAACCCAGATAAAATTGCCCAAGGTCTGGATCTAAGAGCCAGGCGAAATCCACACCGCTTAAAATATTCTGGCAACTCCTGTTCAATTCCGGGTATTTGACAGAAATTGCAGCAATACTGGCATACAACCAGGCGGCATCGACGCTGGAAACGTACTGGCGTGTCACCTCCATGGCTGGAATACTGTACCAATTGAGATGAAAACCCTTATAGCGTTCCATTTTCTGCAATGAACTCAAGGTGAGGGTTAAATATTCCATGGCTTTTTCATGAGAGATGAATCCCAAATCCTCAGCAGCAGCCACACATACCATATATATACCAATATTTGTGGCTGAGGTGTAATCTGATGGGGCGGAATTCCTGGCATTAAGATTGTCCGGTATCAAGCCGGTGGCACTATCAGCGAATGTTGCGAAGAATTTCCAGGTGTCTTCTGCCAGCACTCTGAGATAGAGGCTGTCCCGGGAGGTGATTTGCTGAAGTTCTGGGGTAATCAGAAGTAAATCGGTTTGAGGAATAGATTCTGGCAGGGATGGAGGAACTGCACAGCTGGTGAGTAGCTGCGAGATCACCGGGAAGAGAATTATTATGCGAATTAATTTCTTGGGCATATGCGAACCACAGTCATCCCACCACGCTTGCATCACATGGTCACCTGCACCAGGCATGATTTTGCATGTTGAGGTGGGATCATGTTACCCTGAATGATCAACCCATCAACATGGAGCTCACTGATACCAGTACTGCGATTGTGGGGGTTAGTCACATTGATGGTATAGACGGTACCTCTGAATTTTCTGGTCATGGAATATTGCTTCCACTCTGCTGGAATGGCAGGATCGATAACCAGTCCTGCCCGAGTTGGTCGAATACCCAGGATACGCTCTGAAACCATCTTATCGAGCCATGCTGCAGAGCCTGTATACCAAGTCCAGCCCCCCCGACCATAATAATCGGAATCAGGACCATCAATATTTCCAGGAGTCACATATGGCTCTCCAAGGTATCTCTGGGGGTTCATCCCATTATGTATGGGAGAAATTCCCTGGTAGACCTTAAAAGCCAGTTCGGTTTGACCTTGCAGTGCAAATGCCCAAATAGCCCAGGTGGCTGCATGGGTATATACGCCACCATTTTCCCGCGTTCCAGCTGCGTAACGGGAAAGATACCCAATACGGGAATCAGGTTCGCTATACGCAGGTGATAAAAGCAAGGGACCAAAGTCCTTAAGTAAATATTCTTGAACTGCAGACATGGACTTGTGTTGCTGTTCAGCGGTGCCGCTACCACTGATAACAGACCAGGTCTGTGCATTCAGGTAGATTTTGCCCTCTTTACATGCCTTGCCGCCAATGATATCGCCTTCATCTTTGGTTGCCCGAATAAACCAATCGCCATCCCACCCTGTAGTCTGAATGGCATTGATCAGTGAAAGAGATGTGTCCTGGAAAAGTTTTTGGTGCTTGGTGTCACCCATTTCGCCAGCAATGAGGATAAATTCTTTCAGGATGTAGGTTAAAAAGTGTGCTAGCCAGACCGATTCACCCTGCTCCTCCAAACCAACAGCACTGAGGCCATCGTTCCAGTCACCAGCCCCTATAAAAGGGAGTCCACGCTTACTTGTGCGCAGCAGACTACGCTTAATGGATTTCAGGCAATGTTCATAGATTGATTCAGTTTGTTTGTCATCATAAAAAGGAATCTGCTCGTGGAGCAGTGAAATGTTATCGGTTTCCTGTAGATAGGAGATAACCAGAAAGGGAAGCCACAAATAATTGTCAGCAATACCAGAATGCAAACCCTGCTCTGTAATGGGATGCCACCAATGAAGGACCGATCCGTCTATGTATTGGTGGGCTGCATGGAGTTTGATCTGCTTTTCAGTTTTGCTCACATCAACAGGTAGAAATACCTGACTGTCCTGCAACTGATCACGGAAACCATAGGCACCACTCTGCTGATAATAGGCACTGCGACCATAAATACGGGCTGAAATAGTCTGATATTTCAACCAGCCGTTAGCCAGAATGTTAATAGATGCATCTGGTGTTTCCATCTGATGTGCATCCAGTATCTCTGACCAGTATGCTTTTACTTCATTCAGAGCTGAAACTCTTTGGTCAAGGGTCTGATATTTCTTGAGGGCGATCTCACAATTGTGAGTGCTGTCATACATACCTATTAAATATGCCAGATTCTGCTTGGCTCCTGGAGCCAGTTCTATAGGAATTTTGAGACTGGCGATAGCATCCTGCCACACTCCCTGTTTGCCTGGCGAACCATTATTAATAACAACATTCGGTTTCTCAACGCTCCCATACTGACCCAGAAAAGCTTCCTTGTCACATTCATATCCAGTGGCTTTGCTGGTACAGGAGAGAAAGGCATTAAAGGGATGCTCGATATTCCAATGGCCTCTATCTCCCAGGGCTATGTCCCAGAGACGTTTGCTGGCCCAGATTGTGTTCGCCTCAGAATCATATTTGGTCTCAATAAAATTCTTATGGAATTCTCTGTGATGATCATTGCTGGAGCCAAGTGTCCATTCGAAATAATTAAACAGGCTTAGCGATCTGGATTCGGACCCCAGGTTCTCAATTTCCACATCCCAGACCTCCATTTGTTCGTTCATGGGTATGAACAGGGTCAAGGTAATCTTTATCTTACCCACACGGGATTGGAAGACTGTATATCCAAATCCATGGCGACATTGATACTCATCAAGATCAGTCTTTACGGGCAACCAGGTGGGGCTCCAGAATTCACCGGTTTCGTTATCTCGGACATAGATGTACTTACCCCAATCATCTTTCACCAAATCCTGATGCCAGCGGGTAATGCGATTAAACTCGGAATGGTCCAACCAACTGAATCCCCCACCACCCTGGGAGATCGTCAAACCATAGCGACCATTGGACAATACATTTATCCAGGGTTTGGGCGTCCGGGGAGTCTTGATGACATATTCAGTGCCCTCCTGGTTAAAATAGCCCAGCTCCGTTTCGAATTGACGGTCAGTATTCACTTAGGTGGTCCTATCATGATATTTTTTTAATGTTAACGATCATATAATCAGAAATTGAGCAATAGGTCAATTCTCTGGACATAATTAAGACGGCCAAAATCCTCATAGCTGTACTGGAATCCCAGGTCTAATCCGCCAACATTCAGGTGAAGTGATCCGCCCAGGGTCAGCCCTTTTTCGCTATCTTGCTGAAAAAGACTTTCATAGCCCATCTGAATCGCAACCATAGACCAGGGACGCCACTCCAGGCCAAGATTCAGATATTCGTAATTGTCATTTGGGTGCACAGCGTCTGCTTCAACGGTAAATTCACCAAATTTCAGCTTTGGCAAATCATAGGCTAAACCAAAGCGAAAGATCAAGGGGATATCCCAGGCATTGGTATACAAACTGGCTGGTATATGGGAGTTATCTCCAGATGCATCGCTATTCTGGTCGTATACAATCATTAAATCCTTGCCGCTGTACTGTAATTTTTGACCAAAATTGGAAACGGTAGCACCGATCCGCAAGCGCCGGTTATCAAAATAGTATAAGCTCCCAAAATCCAGTGCTATGCCCGCTGCGTGCGAATTCCAAATGCGCTGATGGATATACTTCCCATTAAACCCAATACTGAAAAAATCTGTAAGTGCACGGGCATATGACAGGGTAAAGGCCAGATCGGTGGCGGAGAAGTATTCTCCAGTTCCTTCGGGTTTATCAACGGTTCTTACCAGCATGTCACCAGTTGAGAGACTGACCAGTCCAAGACCCACTGATTGTGAATTTCCCAGAGGGATAATTGCGCCGTAATAGCTTATTTCCATATCGGCAAGCCAGCTGATTTGCTCCACCTGAATACTCCCCTTGTCAAAAAAGGCACCGGCTGCAGGATTCCAGTATAGGGCGCTGGCATCGTTCACCGAAGCAGCAACAGCACCGCCCATTGCCATACTTCGTGATCCCATACCAATTTTCAGGAATTGCGCAGCAGTGGTTCCCGTCTTACTAATAATATCAGAAGCTAAAACAGGATTCCAGGAAGCAATAGATACAGCAATGCATACAGCAACCTGTACTGCAGATCGGTTAATTATATTGCTAAAGCATTTCATGACTGATTCCGTTACTTCTTCCTATTTAATCACAGCAAATTTGCCTGTAAATGTTCCCACCAGGTCACTATCCACATAATAAATGTAGATTCCTGGTGCCAGATCCAAGCCGTCCTTGGTTTGGAGGTTCCATTCCAGAGCGCCGTCAGCCATCCCACTAAAATGATCCAGGGAAATCACATGATCCCCACTGACACTAAAGATGCTGATCTGAGCTGCCTGGGGAAGATGAATAAAATTGATCTTACGCTCTCCACGCCCTGAAGCGCTCGTCCGCTGAGACTCCCAGGCGGCAGCTGCCACATATGGGTTTGGAACAACGGCGATATTACTCAGCTGATGACTTGCCAGATTTTGATCAACTTCGGCAGCAAAGGATGTGAATGCAAACTCATCACCGCTTCTGAATGGTAAATGTATTCCAATATTGGCAACATCCCCAGCTTCTGGTTCAATTAAATCCTCTTCAGGAGCCACAAAATAAACCCGCCATGTGTCCCGCCAGGTTCCGCCGACCTTCAGCTGCAATCTGAGATAATCCCCGGCTGAAAGAAGACTATCACGACCCTCAGCAGGCTCCCAGAGATAGGTTCTCACCTTTTTCCCGCTTGTCTGATCTATGACACGGAAGTTTGAAAGATGCTTAAAGCTATTCTTCAACATGGAGCTATCCAGCACACCATAGTGTACTTCATAGCTAGAAGGAAAACCGTCAATCCTGCGTGTGTAACCATCCCAGTAAGAGTTCCTTTCGGCGTAGATCAGGATGTTCGACTCACCTTGAACCCAACCTGTATTTTCTGGGTCTGGTGCCACAGAGTCATTTCTTACCTGGATACGCATTCCTGAAAAAATTGGATTCACATCCTCATTATCAAGTGCATCTGAATCACTAAAGATCAAAAGGGTATCCGTCAGATCAGATTCTAATTTGGAGAGGTTGTAGCTTAGCGTATCCTGATGGGTGGTGTCATCAAAGCTGAGACGATATTCACCAGCGGTCACCAGAGATGGATCAACAATATTTACGCTGATATCCCCAGTACCAAAACCCTGGATACGTTGTAGTCCTCCAGCGATTTCAGGCGGCACATAGCCTGCAGCGGGGGCGTTGGGTGTGATGTATACCGTATTTTTATCAACCGTAACTTTGCCAGCGTTGTTCTTCACGATAACTTTCGTGCACTCCGAGGGCAGGATGTTTTTTTCTTCCCAGCCACGGTCGTAGGCCACGACGGCATAATAGTAATCCACACCATTCTGAACGTCTGTATCTACCCAGGAATGTCTTAACCCTGTATCCCCACCCAGATAATATTCAATCCCGTGAACATCGACATTGAAGAAACCCTGGACGCCATTGGCATAATCGAATTGAGCTACCGGATTATGGAAGGCAGCTTCTCCAAATCCATTGGAGATGATGTAAGCATCGTTGAATGAAGCATCAGTTGCTTTGTAGATCCGGTAACCTTCAAAGTCATAACCCCCGGTTGCCGGATGTGTAAAGGCTGGATCATCATAGGAACTTTCTGCAAAATCATCCCAATACAGGGTGACCTTACCATCCCCAGGTACAGCGGTGACTGTGGGTTTTTCAGGTGGACGGGCAAAATTATAGTTGGCGTTATATATATTTTGCACCACTTCTTTATTACGCTTCAGGTCGTCAAAGTTTTCACCGAATACCAGAGCCATGGAAAACCGTTCTGTATGATTTGGAGGCATGATAAAAGGACCAGACCCAAACAGGAAAGCAATATTTCCTGGTAGGGAGACATTGCTAAAATGATAATTGGCCACTCGGTCCCAAATAACCTCATCATGACCAAACTCCACCCCCTGACCGATATAAAAAGCATCAAAAGCAGTAAGCCCGATCTGATCAGATTCATCCTTATCGGTGATATCAAAGTTAGGCTCGCCAAGAGTTGGCAATCCATCTCCTTCACCAATATCGCCTGAACCAGCCAACCCATCTGCACCAATATCGTGGAGTTCAGGATCCCAGTCGCCATCATTATCAACCCCATCATCGCGAGCTTCATCGATGAGCGGATCGTCCAGTCCAGCGCCAGTTAAATAATTCTTATACTTCAATCCCATATGAACGGCTTCGTTTTCGTCAATAATGCCATCCAGATCATCATCCACACCATTAAAAGGGATGTCACTATATGTTGAACCACGCAGGTAGACTCTCACACTATCATACTGATTCAAGATGAGGCTATCGCCGGAAAAATGGTAGAAATCAGCAGAGCCACCCTCGCTAAAACTTGTAAGTATTCGTCCTCGGTTATTATCAACTTCCATATTTTGGTAATCAATCACCA is a window from the Candidatus Neomarinimicrobiota bacterium genome containing:
- a CDS encoding T9SS type A sorting domain-containing protein, yielding MKKLILSTLLLMSVTVEVAQAEDFVFFDDSPTSTSYDPSWCFVNSPSVLERIGEKFPVDEGTVFNGNNSLRLHWTSQSTGNWGAAVAEVGWAGHDLLTKDLLTFWMYTDAAIALDDLPLIYLEDTGGQKTGELNMGGFLESVSVGQWQQYSMPLDTFFVVAGNTNMSSVKTIFYGQSSSDNLEHTLFLDEIRMTSFGDADTIAPGIPANLTAVGYDQHIDLSWTPVEDEDVAGYRIYRSNWGGSYFLVGYTEMDIPFFNHFLGESGLSGYYKISAVDASYNESDFTEPIEVSTQALGDEAFLDMIQRSTFRYFWDYAHPVSKMALERTPGNNDIVTSGGTGFGIMATVVGAERGFVTRAEAAARLLELFQFLEGADRFHGAWSHWLNGTTGEVIPFSQYDNGGDLVETAFLVQGILTARNYFNGDDPVEQALVTLATSLWESVEWDWYRRTPTSNFLYWHWSPDYEWTMNFALQGPNETGIVYMLAIASPTHGVPANLWEDGFCSSSAYDNGESYYDYTLDVGWPYGGPLFFTHYSYLGFDPRGRQDSHTNYFFNNRNQTLINRAWCIDNPGGYVGYGEDCWGLTASDDPFGYLAHEPALNRDNGTITPTAALSSFPYTPMESMAALQHFYTDHGERIFGPFGFYDAFNETHEWYSSSYLAIDQGPIIVMMENYRTGLIWNEFMGNPEIIPALEEMGFIPDTTLSIQPDDGALLEDYQFQLLGSYPNPFNSRVGIRFQLPQSGPVNLIIYDVLGHEIYNLRQEQGAGAGTFYWDATNTQGREVASGMYLFHLNNGDVQESGKLLLIR
- a CDS encoding DUF3131 domain-containing protein, coding for MPKKLIRIIILFPVISQLLTSCAVPPSLPESIPQTDLLLITPELQQITSRDSLYLRVLAEDTWKFFATFADSATGLIPDNLNARNSAPSDYTSATNIGIYMVCVAAAEDLGFISHEKAMEYLTLTLSSLQKMERYKGFHLNWYSIPAMEVTRQYVSSVDAAWLYASIAAISVKYPELNRSCQNILSGVDFAWLLDPDLGQFYLGYDLEKQEFSPYHYGMLCSESRIVSYLGLAWKQVPLSHWTQLYRVLPDTVDQYGSPHHFLQQIDQEKSFSSGYYLYKDSLQILPSWGGSMFEYLMPTLFVNEGLEAPKGLGENDKRIVAIHRDYALNYLGYQVWGMSPCATPDGGYDVFGVSDIGSHREGSREDIVTPHASILGLSLAPRWIVDNLEMLEKSFMIRGDYGFLDSVNPKTGEVAEKYLALDQGMILLSINNYLNTGSLTRTFKQVGEMTHVLEFIASEECFPLAVERKNIP
- a CDS encoding glycosyl transferase family 36 yields the protein MNTDRQFETELGYFNQEGTEYVIKTPRTPKPWINVLSNGRYGLTISQGGGGFSWLDHSEFNRITRWHQDLVKDDWGKYIYVRDNETGEFWSPTWLPVKTDLDEYQCRHGFGYTVFQSRVGKIKITLTLFIPMNEQMEVWDVEIENLGSESRSLSLFNYFEWTLGSSNDHHREFHKNFIETKYDSEANTIWASKRLWDIALGDRGHWNIEHPFNAFLSCTSKATGYECDKEAFLGQYGSVEKPNVVINNGSPGKQGVWQDAIASLKIPIELAPGAKQNLAYLIGMYDSTHNCEIALKKYQTLDQRVSALNEVKAYWSEILDAHQMETPDASINILANGWLKYQTISARIYGRSAYYQQSGAYGFRDQLQDSQVFLPVDVSKTEKQIKLHAAHQYIDGSVLHWWHPITEQGLHSGIADNYLWLPFLVISYLQETDNISLLHEQIPFYDDKQTESIYEHCLKSIKRSLLRTSKRGLPFIGAGDWNDGLSAVGLEEQGESVWLAHFLTYILKEFILIAGEMGDTKHQKLFQDTSLSLINAIQTTGWDGDWFIRATKDEGDIIGGKACKEGKIYLNAQTWSVISGSGTAEQQHKSMSAVQEYLLKDFGPLLLSPAYSEPDSRIGYLSRYAAGTRENGGVYTHAATWAIWAFALQGQTELAFKVYQGISPIHNGMNPQRYLGEPYVTPGNIDGPDSDYYGRGGWTWYTGSAAWLDKMVSERILGIRPTRAGLVIDPAIPAEWKQYSMTRKFRGTVYTINVTNPHNRSTGISELHVDGLIIQGNMIPPQHAKSCLVQVTM
- a CDS encoding PorV/PorQ family protein; its protein translation is MKCFSNIINRSAVQVAVCIAVSIASWNPVLASDIISKTGTTAAQFLKIGMGSRSMAMGGAVAASVNDASALYWNPAAGAFFDKGSIQVEQISWLADMEISYYGAIIPLGNSQSVGLGLVSLSTGDMLVRTVDKPEGTGEYFSATDLAFTLSYARALTDFFSIGFNGKYIHQRIWNSHAAGIALDFGSLYYFDNRRLRIGATVSNFGQKLQYSGKDLMIVYDQNSDASGDNSHIPASLYTNAWDIPLIFRFGLAYDLPKLKFGEFTVEADAVHPNDNYEYLNLGLEWRPWSMVAIQMGYESLFQQDSEKGLTLGGSLHLNVGGLDLGFQYSYEDFGRLNYVQRIDLLLNF